The genome window TTATTGAtcaatatgtataattaagcagtggcaaaatatataaaatttaatatataaactatttttataaaaaaggtTCCGATTCTTTacatccaaaaataaatttacccAAGTCGTCTTAAATTGATTCACTACTCTGTAATCTCTTctagggtatctgctagtggGGCATACACCTGCCTTACAAGTATGCAGTTCAATTGCtcgaatttcattttaaacattttctagACCAAATGACACTTTACTCGAACTAGGCGATGTTCCAGTTGGACTTGGACTGCGGCTATTCGTTTTGTCAATGTCTATTGTGGCTTCACCTGCCCCCCTCTGTCTCCCTGCCACTTATTTAGCGACCCCTCGCTGCAGAGTTGACTGTTTGTTCAGCGTGCCTGTCCGTTTGTCCGGCTGTCGTCTGCGGCTGTAAATGAAgttgtgttttaattaaaattccagACTTTATTTCTGTAATTATATTAACTCGCTGTTCGAATTCGCTcgctgagagagagagaggactacaaagagacaaagagagagagagagagagagagagagaggaggcgGTACTCGATCGATCTATGGTAGAGGGTGCAACGTCCAATGTTTtgtggcagcggcaacaataAGGAAAAGATAAAACCATTAACGCTTAAGTGAAGAAATGTGGAAAACGTTGAAAACGTGGCAAAGGCATGCGGCAACTGTGACGCCCAACACGACACCCAACTTCATATCCAGCTGCTTTACACTCTTCCCTCCATCTTTCACTCTTTCAGTCCTTCAGTCCTTCTCTGCCTCTCTGTCCATCGCTTCCTGCTGTGTCctcattggcattggcatctTCGTGTGCAGCTTCTGCTGTTGTCCTGCCGCCTGCAAATggtgttaaaattaatttaattgaatgtgaaatgaaatttgttttgacacacaccaacacacatacacaccaacacacacacacacactagagTCAGCTGTACATGGAGAGCTCGCCAGGATTGCTGTGAATTCCTTGGCTGCCTTTGAATGCCGTTCTTATTGTTTCCCTATCGCAAGCATCGTCGAAACAATTCACAGCCTCATTGCAAAGTCCTTTTCATTCTTCAGTCTCCTCGCCACCCCTCTGCTGCCATCCCCTCCTTGGGGTTGCATTTTGGAGTGGAAGATTCCTTCAATGTGCGGCGAGAATGTGTGAGGAATACTTTAGATACTATCTTCAGCCTCAATTGTTAATCGTCCTGTTGGCCTAATGAACATCCCTTTAAAGAGCTTCAATTGCTCACAAGTCCAAACAGCTTGACGGACAATTCAACTTAACATTCTAATCGAATATGATCGATAACCCATTACAGGTTAATcccatttaaataattaagcaaATGCCAGAGCTGTCAACTTGCTTTGTGGCTTTCAAATTGATCAACAAATGTGAATGTCAATGCAATTAGAAAGTTTAAACAACAtccatataaataataaaactatttccGATACTTATTGCTATATATCAATCTTTAACCGCTctgatttattcaaaaattatattcacaGCTGCCATTGAACTTGTTTTAAACTTGTTTGATAAATATTACCAttcgtttgatttttttctttctttattttttttgccacttGAAGTCGTTGCTTgaagtaatttttaatgtattttcaatttcaatatgtcACCTTTCTGTCTATCGAGTAACTGTCAACTTGTTTTCTTCATTctgtcaatttttgtttttagcaattgcacttgttttttaatttttgtcatctttatgttaattgaaaaccaaTTCGCtagcaaataacaaaaaataatattaaataaaataaaggaaatgCGACGAATCAATGTGTCCTTCAAATGGTGGCCCTCCCATTTTGAAGGCCAGAATAAATACACTCTGGACATTTGAAATTGAtagataaacaaaatgtatgtactatataaaTAGGcttatagatatacatatacagaaacatatatatatatattaaaatatttttttttaatagcatTTCATTATTGACTTTGgcgttttcaattaaatcacGTAATTGATTAACATTGAAGCgtgtataaaaattgaaatttgtatttactttttatgatTGCCATGCGGCAGTTCTCTTCGTCCCCCTCCCCGCCATCTTTACTCTCTCTCCCATTTTCTCCTTTGAGTATGTGTGCAGGAGAGGCTTGATCTGTGAGCTACTTCTTATTGTATTTGAATTATGATTTTCCTTacaataattcattttaaaagtctATTTCATTTCCTTCAAGCTATCGACAGTTTTGAAGCTttgaattatattatgtttatcAAAAGAATCAATTGtgttaatattgttttaaatatcgtaaatattgtattttttatgtattttctctttctgttAACATTATTGATTGTTATGATATTGTTCCTATTATAAATAGTCTTTTTTAACCATGgtttttttgctttatcaCTTggctttaataatataatttgtagtaTTTTTAGACTTATTCCATAATAACcctttatataaaagtatttcttagtttttaagtttttaggATCGTAGTATTACAacatgtattaaatattaagcaaattttgaagaggtatttcttttttttattaaatccgTTGTGAAATATAATCATATAAAATACAGGGTAAATCCTAGTCGCATACTTCCTTTCAGTTAATTacattattcttatttattcttttaggTATGTTTGACTTTTTAAGTGCGATTTGtagaagaataaaaataattttcgtgCTTGAActtgcaacaattgcaattggtcagtttggatgtgtgtgtgtgtgtgtgtgtattaattgcaaaactaatttaaaatgtaattaaaaaatgaaagtaataacaataaaaagaagtagaggagttgttgttgcaagttgcacgAGTAGTTGCAATTTTTGAGCTGTTGTCCCATAGTCAGCCAGTTGTTTCCCAATTTCCCAATACGAGCTGAATTTCCAGTTGTTCTCcttttctgtctctctcagtctcagtctcagtccctgtctctgtctctgtgtctgtctctGGGTTGAGATTTGCATAATAAATGAGATACAAAAGCCAAGCGAGGCTACTGTCACATAGCCACTGGCCGTGTGCCATCtataatgatgataataatgatgcaGATATGTTCAGACAAACACAGACAACACTGATAAAGCCAACTCTCTGTTGGCTGAGGCCCAGGCgaaggcagaggcagaggcaaaGGCACGAAGAGGAGGCGTGTCAATGGACTGGAGAGAATTGCCATAGAGGTCGATTCAGAAACAGGTGCAAAAGGGCTAAAGGGAGTTGTTGATTTCCACTCAAAATAGGGTGCATATGCTGCACACAAttgtagacacacacacacacacacacacacacacacacatgacctatacacacacactcacatggGCTGTCAAATTGTAGGGCGTTGTCGTATGCATACGTATGGCAaaacaatatgcaaatttcgttgcatactttttggaggCAGCGTGAAAATCATTTCAGCTAAGCAGACACccaaccaacacacacacacacacacacacatacaggcagtcagtcagtcagtcagtcagcccaatcaaacaaataaacaacaacagcaaagagcAAAAGGATGACGATGCACAGTGGAATAATTCCATTTCCAAgttgtctaaaaatttaagtcttttttgttggttttaggCTTGTTTGTACATATTTCTGGAACACCCCTGTTTCGATAATTTACTTAAAgtcatacaaattaaatacaagtttatttttgcttttattattttatttaatagatttaataATGCCTTCGAGCACAATAGGGTAAGCTTTCGTTAATTGCTTTTCGATCAGGCAATCTAAATTTCCAAGACTCGTCATGTTTTCTGCTttgataatataaaaaacagtaaacaatttattaaataaacaaaacgagAATTTTAAGTATAATATAGGATTTTTCTATACATCACGTTTAAATACTCTTCatgctaaaaaattaaaagtattattcTATcgtttattcttttattactATCTTGAAATACTCAACAAAATctttatatagatatttaaattaaatttttgtcaataaCTTTTGCCCAACGATCCACAGTACGACGACGTGAATAGCCTGGACTAACGGTAGCAGCTACTAACGGTACTCAGTACTCAGTACGTGGGGCAAGTggaaagtggcaagtggcaagcggcAACATAATGCCTTTCCGGTATCCAATAAACCGACTGCACTTGGACAGCCCGGATTTCCGCTTGAATCATTGATGAGCTATTAAAGTCATTTCtattttgctgtttgttgtgcgGCGCCTCATCCTGCCGTCACTTTTCCCTCTTCTCTCTATCCCGTTTAACGGGCACAACCCGGATGATCTCTTACTCCATTGCAATTGCACTTTCGTCtctccttttgttgttgttgtgttgtcgttgttgtcgttgttgtcatcAACAACTTTTGTCACGTTCATATTTGGTAGTTATCACAGCGCATTGGGGAATTCGTTGCAAATTAAGCATGCAACTCGTTTTGAGGCAGATACACCTGACCATATGTGATTCAGCACTTATCGATAACAATcgaagaaaatatatatataaatattttatttgtttaatcgCTATATTTCGTTTAAAATAATCTATTAACTTATCAACTTATTTAAGAAACTCTTAAAATCACATTTTTACGTATGCTCAATATGCTTTACCACTTTTATTCACATAAATAACTATCGATAACcgtgaaattaaatatatttctattgatttcctttttattagcatgaactaataaataaacaactttcTCATAGACTTTCAAAAGCAGTTATGTTATTGACATGATATCGAAAACAATCGATAAATAGTATGCTTTTGCTTAACGgtaatttttaagaaactaAATAATGCAATCAATGCTAGCTTTcgattaatataaaaatcgaTTTCCGAAAAAGTCgataaatgtgaaaattgataaCTTAAGTCAGCAGATTACAGCTATAGTAATCTATGCTTGTATCCCAAAGAGTTGTAtatataagaatatatatcactttttaaatttaatttgccagTTAGAGACAAAATCACAATTTATCGATTAATCAAGAGATGGGGTATATTGTGGATTACTTTGTGAAACTCAACAGTATAGTTATTCTTTGAGCTTTAATTGGGCCATACAGCCACTTTTTACCAAAGCACTCAGCTGACCATCGATAAATAGGTTATCGATAAGTGCTGTAGCTTTAAGCCAGCATGATAAATGATTACATTAAGCGCGTATCGCAATTTACAAAAGTAAACTTCGAACGAAAAAGCGCACACAGAAACAGAGGGGTGTGTCGGTGTTGTTGTgcgtgagagtgtgtgtgtgtgtgtgtgtgtgtgtgtgtgtgcgtgtgtatgtatgtaatttgaTGAAACAATTAGCGAatcgaaaatttgatttaagctGCTTTTAAAAGGCGCACACGCGACATCACGAAGCATCCTGGAAGCGTCCATTGTTTTTGCCGTTGTCCTTTTGCGGCATCCTTAATGAATCTCGACATTGGACTTGAGCTGGGCAGGTGGTGCCATGGGGATGACGGTGGGGGTTATGGGTGGGGGTGGTGGGCTGATTGCTAAAAAGCTTAAGAGCCAACAATTGAACGAAATTCTCGGCCGCACTCGAGTCTCTGGTTGAGTTGGACGTGGCAATTGTCCACGAAGGACATTGACGGAAATGAAAAGATAATTTACCCGCATGTTTCGAACAACAGCgtgtgccacgcccccctcatGCCGCCACCCCTTTGCCTACACAGCACAATGTGTAATCGAAGCTCTGGACGAGGTCCTGGAACTGAGCCCGAGCCTGAGCCTTAACCTGGAGCACGCTGTCGCCATCATGccgctaatgctaatgctggTTATCTGTCTATCCATCAGCCGTGGCCATGTTATGATGTAAATGCCGTCGACTGATGTCTCGTCGTGTCGGTTGCTCTCCTGCTGCCACCGATGATGTTAATGGCCACCACAGTGCTTCCGGCTCCCGACTCCGACCCTGACACTGACTCCGACTTCAAATCCGCCTACAGATTCCGGATTCAGCTTCGACTGCTGCAATGGCGACTCCTGTTTGACGCAAATATGTTGCTTCCCGTCTTGCCATTGAACAGACAGACTGCCAAACATTTAGTCTGTCTACGACTGCTACTgctaccacacacacacacatacgcatacacacacactcacaaatttattataccctgtgcccgtAGAAATGTCACAGACATGAGTATGATATCTTTGTGCAAGTTTATGCTAcagacaaaattaaaatatctacaatcactaaaaatgtttataactttttaaataaaataaaaaccagaaCTAAAGAAGAGACTTCCGcgaagaaaattaaatagatacaTAAAAACAGCGTTAGCTTGCAGAGccgaaatttcaaatatttcaacaaaaaaaattacacctactcaaatcaaataaaaatataattgttccTAATGGTAACTttcagtaaaattaaattttatccgTTTGCAGCAAGGTATACTAATGAGTGTAAATTCCAACTCCGCAGTAGTAGCTCAGTcaagatcaaagtttttatacccgttacttaaaaaataagtaaaagggtatattgtgctcgttggaatgtatgtagcagggagaaggaggcatctccgaccacataaaaaacataaattcttgttcagcatcaacagccgagtcgatatggCCATGTTcgactgtctgtccgtccgcctgtctgtctgtccgtccgtttgagcgcctagatctcagagactataagagatagagataccaaatttggcacacagatttctgtagaccccacgcaggtcaagtttgttttaaatgttgaaaattgagaaaaaccACCACATCCACAGTTTTCAAGATAATCCAgcttttatggtaattaacgttatctattattattatctacaatatcacttaaccgcagcaagatcggacaagtataacgggagtaatagctaaccaaagttactaataaagttaatatttgaatacaatcaactaaaagtatgcagtagtttttattaagtaataatttctgttaagtacttttatatataatgaaaaaagtaTTAGGTATCCTTTGGTCGGGACTAttgcctttcccacttgttttttctctatttggaatgcaaaatagataaaaaaaagcaatggGGATATTTTAAAGATACAGCTTTAAGTCTTGAAATACCTATAAACTTccataaacttaattaaaccttaaaatttcaatatgatAGAAGAAGAGACACAAAAGTTGTGTACAATTTATATCTAAAGACTGGGTGCAGGGTATCTCGTTGATCGAGTACAGTCGATTAGCGCATATCTGTTGTTCTTAGACATCTGAGCATGAATGAATAACTGAGCCCGCAACTGGAACTGGCTATAGATTTGGGTACGCTAACATCAGTTGTAGGGGTTGGAGGGTGAGGGGTAAATGGTTAGTGGTAAGGGGTTAGGCGTCCCATAAAGTCGGGGGTTGAGGCATATACACTCTGGCAGCTCCCTGGAcattgctattgctgctggCATAGCTGGCTCTTCTGGGTTATATTTGAAtgccaagttgccagttgtcaCAAAGTGAGTGAAATATAGccaaaatgtcaaatgtcaGCGAAAGACATTATTACTGGCTAGTTGATCCGTCGTCCTACcacgacgtcgacgtcgactaCCCAACATTCTGCTCCTTacctcagtctcagtctcaatttctccctctccctttccTCATTCCCAATCTCGCATTCTGTCTACGAATTGTCGCCGTCTGGTATCGTGTACGGCGCAGATAATCAATAAGCACACGCactctgtgcgtgtgtgtgtgcgtttgtgtgtgcgagtgtgtgtatgtcacTCTGCAGACCGTCAACTGAGACCATGTCAGCCCATCAGCCGCAATCATCAGCGTctctttttactttaaaacttCATGTCCTGCCAATTCTTCGTTtcaattttcacaaatttctgcagaaaatgaattatattaaaacgAATGCTCAAGTTTCATTTAATAGAATCCAAGTAATCGATTATTAGAtttcgcaaataaaaaaaaaacaaatttggtaGGTCAGCTTCAAGTTGAAAATTGCATCAAGCTGCTGACGAGAAAGTTAGACTTTCGAGCAAAGTTTAATCCGTAAACTTTATGAAAGGTTAAGGATAGGAACAGGTATCATATGGCTAATCCCTCTACATTTCAAAGGTCATTCAAATGACAGAGAAAACGTGAATGCTTCGATTTCTCGCTTTAATTCTACACAAGTTTCaggaaatttataaaaatacattaagggtcgattttttaatgtctccttaaattttataaaatagataagttcaaatttgacatagatttctatacattttacgtcaaaatgtCTGTTGTATAGATATCAAACAACTTaaatagacattgaaaaatcgaccctaaatatataataatcataTAATTAAGTGCCCAATAcactttatacatataaatacaatacactttatacaatacaataagaattctaatttataattttattacataaaaaccccttaaatagacattaaaaaatcggccctaaataataatataataataataataataataataatcatataatAAAGTGCCTAATACACTTTACCCGTTCCTCACAAGAATTCTcatctataattttattacataaaaactgagaaaaaaaaaacaaaacagatttaatttaatcaacttGAAAAAGCTTAAGATCTTAAAATAAAGTCTGATAAAGCTCTAAAGGCTATCATGTGCTTTTCAAGGTTTTTAAAACCACttgaaatagttttaaaatgtatttttcgttatttatttgttgctaaTGTCATTGCGacgttaatttaataatttgactttattatacaaaatattcgaATATTTTGACCAAGTTGAAATTTAGTGTTGATTAAAAAGCTGAAGTTTGTGTAGTCAACGGACAAAGAATGGAGAAGCTAAGGGAGAGCGAAGTGCGCGAGTTCTTTGTGGGTGACTACAAGGTGCTGGGACAGTTTGACAGCGGTTCCTTTGGGGACATCTATCTGGGTAAATCTCTGTACACGGGCGAGAAGGTTGCCATCAAGGTGGAAAAGACAGGAACACCGCATCCGCAGCTAGCCTATGAGTATCGTGTCTATCGGGCCATACGTCCAGCGTTGGGATTACCAAAGATCCATTACTTTTCCGAAGAGGATGATTACTGTGCCATGGTCATGGAGTTGCTGGGACCCTCGTTGGATTACCTCTTTGAGTTTTGCAGTCGATGCTTCACCATTAAGACGGTGCTCCTGCTGGCGGATGAGATGCTGCTGCGCTTGGAGCAGGTGCACGGTCGGGGATTTGTGCATCGGGACATTAAGCCGGATAATTTCCTCATTGGACGCGACATCACATGTAAAAGACTACATCTGATTGATTTTGGATTGTCAAAGAAGTATTGGGATCCCAATACCTTGGTGCATATACCCTATCGAGAGGGTTGCAGTCTGACGGGGACAGCACGCTTCACCTCGATCTCCTCGCACGAAGGTGTCGAGCAATCGCGTCGGGATGATCTAATTTCTGTGGGGTATGTCCTCATCTACTTTCTTCGCGGTAATCTGCCCTGGCAGGGCATCAAGGCCTCCACCAAGCAGCAAAAATACGAGCGCATTCATGAGATGAAGCGTTCCATTAGCAATGAGAAACTCTGTCAGGGATTTCCCAGCGAGTTTCCCATGTACCTCAACTATTGTCACCAGCTCGGCTTCGATGAGGATCCAGATTACAACAAGCTTCGTAAGATGTTCCGACAATTGCGCATGAAGTTGTATGTGATTAATAACCAGATCTTTGACTGGGAAATGCTCACCATCGATTTTCATCGCAATCAATCAAATCCGGGCATCGGTATGAGAGTTCCACCCGTAAAACGCAAGCCGGACCAAGGATCCAGCGGTTTTCCCATCATTCGTAATGAGAAGTGCAACCGCTGGGACTAACGAACTGGTTCCGAAGAACTTGCGGTACTAGCGTGTGTTCAACTCTCGAGTAATTCGGATAAAATAATAGCTAAATTAGCTCAATATTGTACGATTTAAAGATGGGATCTAATGATTCCAAAGTTGGTTTGGAACTAgcgtaaataaaattattaattaattagaagttttaataaatgtatagcATAGTTGGGAAAGTCGCAAGTTTCGACACTCTCATGGAACTTGTGAACTAGTTacgataaatatataatatttctaaggctacactgataaaaaaatgttctaaaatcaagattttgggctcagaactaaaaattatgtgctaaaaaatgcgttgagaacattaaattcttaaattaagagaaaagatcttgattttaagaaaattttaaataagaccaagctcttatttaagaataaatgttctttaaattaaaaataaaataataaaaatatattaattaattattaattttttttattattaaatttattctgttttagtaattttataaaatagtaccaatttatacttttctaataatttaaggattttaattcttatattaagactttaagattttttagaataataatcaagtttttgtaatttggtcttaaaataatcttattttaagaacaaaatatttgagatgaatgttcttgattttagaagttggtctgttttttcagtgtatataaAACTGTAAGAACTTGATAGCACTAGCTAAATCTGTcgataaaatgaaaagtaatgAATGCGTAGTTAAACTTTCGGTACCAGCAAAGGAATTTAAAACtagtctataaataaatacgataaaataaggttttatttcaacaattaCTGCGAGTTTGTGAGCGAATGATTCACAAACTATTCAGATTCACTCATTCAACGATAGCTGAGATTCTTTCGAATCTCTTGAGAATTTCAGGATTAGTTGAgtgaaaaaagtgaaaatgaatTCCAGTTTTTATTGCTGCTTTCTTTTGTCTGAGCTAAGAGCTATTTTGAAAACATGCTCAACAGCTATGCGAGAAGCTATCACCTTAATTCCTTGCATCTGGAATATACACCCCCAAGCAGAGAAAGGGCAGAAAGTAGTAGAAAGAGAACCGAAAGATGGCAAGAGAAATCACAATCACATTTTGCCATAGTTCTACACactcaacaaacaaatgacAAGAGATGGTGCAATGGAATGAGGTAAGCTGAATGGGAAGAGTACAATTGAGTCGGTATCTAGGGCTAGGTTGCAGGCAGGGACAATTGTGTGGGAAGGGTAGGTGGGATGTGTGGGTTTGGATTGCTCGAATGGGCGGCATCAACAACCACGCTCCAACGGCGACagctaataaaaattgtcCAGTTTTTCCAATTTGAGAGATGCCAATGCCAACGCCTTGCCACATGCCCCTGCTGCTGCCACAGGCTCCACTCCCCCTCTGCTCTGGCACTCGTGCAACAACAGAGAGCAAGCGGCAAATagagcaatttaaattggAACGTGATTATGCAAACGTTTGCGCAGCTTAACTCAAGTGGTGCTCCGTGCCGCTTAGCCAGTTGCCGCTtgccccacacacacacacacacacacacacacacatatatatacatgtggGCGGGGAGTGGGCATGGCTGCTGGTCATGCATTACACGAcgtaaatcaatttttaaggaCTATGCCATACAACAAATCCGTTGAAAGTGTCAAACATGCTGCATGTGGCAAGGTTTTagatagtgtgtgtgtgtgtcagttaCAACTACAAATACGAGATTACAAACTAACTACCAAAATATGTAACATAAGCATGTtgagtatgtatgtagattgtgtgctgcttcttcttgccTACGACTTTTGAATTTCATATTCGATTGCATGGAATTTTGTAGGGTTATTGGAAATAATCGAAATAGATTTCTTtaatccataaaaaaaataaataataattattaaaccaGGTTTAAGCTTCAGCTGCTCTCAGTTTGATAAAACGGCGCCAGAGAGGCGCACAAGCACTCGAGCAAATATATGCCGATCGCTGAAGTCTTTGCTTTAATTCtatataataattgcaaatattgtatgtatacTTTATAGGATTAAATATGTTGTTTTGTCCATTACCAATATCTGTGTCAAACTTTCACTGCAGCCAGTTGAGGAGGCGCCGCAAAATGTGGCAACGCAAAGTCAA of Drosophila innubila isolate TH190305 chromosome X, UK_Dinn_1.0, whole genome shotgun sequence contains these proteins:
- the LOC117790012 gene encoding casein kinase I, with amino-acid sequence MEKLRESEVREFFVGDYKVLGQFDSGSFGDIYLGKSLYTGEKVAIKVEKTGTPHPQLAYEYRVYRAIRPALGLPKIHYFSEEDDYCAMVMELLGPSLDYLFEFCSRCFTIKTVLLLADEMLLRLEQVHGRGFVHRDIKPDNFLIGRDITCKRLHLIDFGLSKKYWDPNTLVHIPYREGCSLTGTARFTSISSHEGVEQSRRDDLISVGYVLIYFLRGNLPWQGIKASTKQQKYERIHEMKRSISNEKLCQGFPSEFPMYLNYCHQLGFDEDPDYNKLRKMFRQLRMKLYVINNQIFDWEMLTIDFHRNQSNPGIGMRVPPVKRKPDQGSSGFPIIRNEKCNRWD